In one window of Solanum pennellii chromosome 2, SPENNV200 DNA:
- the LOC107008765 gene encoding nuclear pore complex protein NUP98B-like isoform X5, whose protein sequence is MNVHTGTLAFNAATNATSGQTQLIFPGSSFSQTFGKKYDVNSVTNEPLFWSRDANASGFSEFGSLQATSFGVSSNSHFGTPSFNSYSFGQPAISMSGIKDQTCKAGKESTTPLLQSSGFGKSAFGINQKGSRTTSYIAAPDIDSTCLFGGRIQSICGMQTYQDKSQEELRFEDYQLGDKGQECGSSFSVSTAQGFGLINNTRPFISPVLNQSTVDQPFYSHFPSTFTVERAGVDSLSKYSSHIFPPNPSLLNSCGTRNRVESTASDVSFSPWNNSNQFAPFKPASSSSTASTTPLRNPLSLSTSAPLSPCSVSPSTYPSLTKPSGPDFYQKNSFSPTPVLTTGGASQSTLCCNCLKQSQPTPAGLSNVSSTPLAANQNTPLFLGPLQPEITPKVGTTLPITNTSHPTTDGASCSEIGQGVGQQPSMNGQQSYFPVIVEVKPSPNMPPAETQPPDQISLEHPYLETSIQYGISSLPVSDNPAPVRRRSSLIIRHSSLSHHRLPPQKYKPTSDKPKVPFFMDKENATGVLKTEVIIIPRENPRDWVRPTTESPQGADTSMDRMHDGDKVLHKLKLQSEETHHDNCGDDKDVDGIMPKLQRADYYTVPPIEELLSKEKEEAGFCWHVKDFVVGRHGYGSIKFLGETDIRKLDLDSAVRFNHREVIIYMDESKKPPVGKGLNKPAEITLLNVKCINKSSGKEYRDGPMVNKYKDMLIKKAVEQDAEFVSYDPVEGQWKFRVSHF, encoded by the exons GAACGTTAGCTTTTAATGCAGCAACGAATGCTACATCTGGTCAAACACAACTTATATTTCCGGGCTCATccttttcacaaacatttgGAAAGAAATATGACGTTAACAGTGTGACCAATGAACCTCTGTTTTGGTCCAGGGATGCCAATGCCTCAGGCTTCTCCGAATTTGGATCTTTACAAGCTACTTCATTTGGTGTTTCAAGCAACTCACACTTTGGCACCCCAAGTTTTAATTCCTATTCCTTTGGCCAACCAGCAATATCCATGTCAGGGATCAAAG ATCAAACTTGCAAAGCAGGAAAAGAAAGTACAACACCTTTGCTCCAGAGCTCTGGTTTTGGAAAGTCCGCATTTGGTATTAACCAGAAAGGAAGTAGAACAACATCATACATTGCAGCTCCAGATATAGATAGCACATGTCTCTTTGGTGGACGAATTCAATCCATTTGTGGAATGCAGACTTATCAAGATAAAAGTCAGGAGGAGTTGAGGTTTGAGGACTACCAGTTAGGTGATAAAG GTCAGGAATGTGGTTCTTCATTTAGTGTTTCCACCGCACAGGGATTTGGTCTCATCAACAACACGAGGCCTTTCATATCACCAGTATTAAACCAATCAACTGTTGATCAACCTTTTTATTCCCATTTTCCAAGTACATTTACAGTGGAAAGAGCAGGAGTTGACTCTCTATCAAAATATTCTTCCCATATATTTCCCCCAAACCCATCATTGTTGAACTCTTGTGGCACTAGAAATAGAGTGGAGTCTACTGCCTCAGATGTTTCCTTCTCTCCGTGGAACAATTCAAATCAGTTTGCACCTTTTAAACCAGCTTCCAGTTCTTCCACTGCCTCCACTACTCCATTAAGGAACCCATTGTCTTTATCAACATCTGCCCCTCTATCTCCATGTTCAGTCTCACCTTCCACATATCCTTCGTTAACTAAGCCATCAGGCCCTGATTTTTATCAGAAGAACTCTTTTTCTCCCACTCCTGTTTTAACTACAGGAGGCGCTTCACAATCCACGTTATGCTGCAACTGCCTAAAGCAGTCACAGCCTACTCCAGCAGGACTTTCTAATGTTTCAAGCACTCCACTTGCTGCGAATCAAAATACT CCTCTGTTCCTTGGTCCTCTGCAGCCAGAAATAACTCCTAAAGTTGGAACAACACTGCCAATAACCAACACTTCTCACCCAACAACAG ATGGTGCTAGTTGCTCAGAAATTGGACAAGGAGTTGGTCAGCAGCCAAGTATGAATGGCCAACA GTCTTACTTTCCGGTAATCGTGGAAGTCAAGCCATCACCAAATATGCCTCCTGCTGAAACACAACCTCCGGACCAAATCTCACTTGAGCACCCGTATTTGGAAACATCCATTCAATATGGAATTTCTAGTTTACCT GTTTCTGACAACCCTGCTCCGGTCAGACGAAGATCTTCGTTGATAATTCGACATTCATCTCTAAGTCATCATAGGTTGCCACCTCAGAAATACAAACCTACAAGTGATAAACCAAAG GTACCCTTTTTCATGGATAAAGAAAACGCTACTGGTGTACTAAAGACAGAAGTCATCATCATTCCAAGGGAAAACCCAAGGGACTGGGTTCGTCCTACCACAGAATCTCCACAAGGGGCTGATACATCTATGGACA GGATGCATGATGGAGACAAAGTTCTTCATAAGCTCAAGTTACAGTCTGAAGAGACGCATCATGATAATTGTGGCGATGATAAGGATGTGGATGGCATAATGCCAAAGCTTCAACGTGCTGATTACTACACAGTTCCTCCTATAGAGGAGTTGCTGTCAAAGGAGAAGGAAGAAGCTGGTTTTTGTTGGCACGTGAAGGACTTTGTGGTAGGAAGACATGGGTATGGAAGCATCAAGTTCTTGGGAGAAACAGATATTCGGAAGCTTGATCTTGATTCTGCTGTTCGTTTCAACCATCGCGAGGTGATCATCTATATGGATGAGAGCAAGAAACCCCCAGTTGGCAAAGGCCTCAACAAACCAGCTGAGATAACTCTCCTCAATGTCAAATGCATCAACAAATCAAGTGGGAAGGAGTACAGAGACGGACCAATGGTCAACAAGTACAAAGATATGCTTATTAAGAAAGCAGTAGAACAAGATGCAGAATTTGTTTCTTATGATCCAGTGGAAGGGCAGTGGAAATTTAGGGTATCACACTTCTAA
- the LOC107011524 gene encoding heterogeneous nuclear ribonucleoprotein 1 — protein MEEQNGTVNGVKIKLEEEETNDDLRTTPDHQNDAGASQPLTGDGASPGKIFIGGLARETTSAQFVKHFGKYGEIIDSVIMKERRTGQPRGFGFVTYADPSVVDKVIEDDHVINGKQVEIKRTIPRGGGSSSKDFKTKKIFVGGIPTTISEDEFRDFFLKFGEVKEHQIMRDHSTSRSRGFGFITFDTEKSVEDILANGNKLDFSGTQVEIKKAEPKRPNAPQPAPFRRQGNPRAAFGGGFSDAYGGYGDSGYGVVAGPGPGPGPYRSGGPYGGRSSAFGGYSGGGMGGYGAYGGGGAYGGGFREEASFGYSSRYGSGAFGRGYDVGGGYGGAGEGYGGYGAGGGGYGSGYGAAGLGSGYGGDSAGGSMYGSSRGSYGGAGAGAGSGRYHPYGR, from the exons ATGGAGGAACAAAATGGGACTGTAAATGGTGTTAAAATCAAGCTGGAGGAAGAAGAAACTAATGACGACCTAAGAACTACTCCCGACCATCAAAACGACGCCGGCGCTTCTCAGCCTCTTACCGGAGATGGTGCTAGTCCTgg AAAGATTTTTATTGGGGGCTTGGCTAGAGAGACAACTTCAG CTCAATTTGTCAAGCACTTCGGTAAATATGGTGAAATTATTGATTCCGTGATTATGAAGGAAAGGCGGACAGGACAGCCACGTGGGTTTGGTTTTGTGACTTATGCTGACCCATCCGTGGTAGATAAAGTCATTGAGGACGACCATGTTATAAATGGAAAGCAA GTGGAAATCAAGCGAACTATACCTAGAGGAGGAGGTTCCAGCTCAAAAGATTTCAAGACAAAGAAGATTTTTGTGGGCGGCATCCCAACAACAATTAGTGAAG ATGAGTTCAGGGACTTCTTTTTAAAGTTTGGAGAGGTGAAAGAGCACCAGATCATGCGTGACCATTCTACTAGTCGTTCTCGTGGCTTTGGATTCATCACTTTTGACACAGAAAAATCTGTCGAGGATATCTTGGCTAATGGAAACAAGCTTGATTTTTCTGGAACCCAG GTGGAAATCAAGAAGGCTGAGCCCAAGAGACCTAATGCGCCACAACCAGCCCCATTCAGGCGTCAAGGGAATCCAAGAGCTGCATTTGGTGGTGGATTTTCAGATGCTTATGGTGGATATGGAGACTCTGGTTATGGTGTTGTTGCTGGTCCTGGTCCTGGTCCTGGTCCTTACAGGTCTGGTGGCCCCTATGGTGGCAGATCCAGTGCATTTGGTGGATATAGTGGAGGAGGAATGGGTGGATATGGAGCATATGGTGGCGGTGGTGCCTACGGAGGAGGTTTCAGGGAGGAGGCTTCTTTTGGGTATTCTAGCCGTTATGGCAGTGGAGCCTTTGGTAGAGGCTACGATGTTGGTGGTGGATATGGAGGAGCAGGTGAAGGTTATGGAGGATATGGTGCTGGTGGCGGTGGATATGGTAGTGGATATGGTGCCGCTGGTCTTGGCAGTGGGTATGGAGGAGATAGTGCCGGAGGTTCAATGTATGGAAGCAGTAGAGGAAGCTATGGTGGTGCTGGTGCTGGTGCTGGTTCAGGCAGATACCACCCTTATGGAAGATAG